Proteins from one Podospora pseudocomata strain CBS 415.72m chromosome 4, whole genome shotgun sequence genomic window:
- a CDS encoding hypothetical protein (EggNog:ENOG503PC5I; antiSMASH:Cluster_7) — MFSTLAYFFLQVSDHSSVRMFTLSAIFLALASLAAAEVRNITPHEQYSSSVGVLGCKINTHRVAYWPEAVDCNNICVRVSHQGRSLELLRIDQSGGANDISYDAWNYLGFGKSAIDDPQTGGGIDMDVEFVDADQCKHLLKDSGGKLAFSAPNSMNFLSSCLSDPGSWVARNFAAVNLKDSACHCGFDEVCTIPPPSEGNQPVCPNALGTTGPFRGDSVFNVEFGTGKLVPAPGAGVC, encoded by the coding sequence ATGTTCAGCACTCTCGCTTATTTCTTTCTGCAAGTATCAGATCATTCATCTGTCAGAATGTTCACTCTCTCTGCCATTTTCCTCGCGCTCGCCTCTCTCGCTGCTGCCGAAGTTCGCAACATCACACCTCACGAGCAATACAGCTCCTCGGTCGGCGTTCTTGGTTGCAAGATCAACACCCACCGTGTCGCCTATTGGCCCGAGGCTGTCGACTGCAATAACATCTGTGTCCGCGTAAGCCATCAGGGCCGTTCTCTTGAACTCCTACGCATCGACCAATCCGGCGGCGCCAACGACATTTCCTATGATGCCTGGAACTATCTTGGCTTTGGCAAGAGCGCCATTGATGATCCCCAAACGGGCGGCGGCATTGATATGGACGTTGAATTCGTCGATGCCGATCAATGCAAGCACCTTCTCAAGGATAGTGGCGGCAAGCTTGCTTTCTCGGCCCCCAACAGCATGAACTTTCTCAGCTCATGCCTGTCTGACCCCGGATCGTGGGTCGCCCGCAACTTCGCTGCTGTCAATCTCAAAGACTCCGCCTGCCACTGCGGCTTTGATGAGGTGTGCACcattccccctcccagcgAGGGAAACCAGCCTGTTTGCCCCAACGCCCTGGGCACGACCGGCCCCTTCAGAGGGGATTCTGTCTTTAACGTTGAGTTCGGTACTGGCAAGCTTGTTCCTGCCCCAGGCGCCGGAGTGTGCTAA